From a single Streptomyces sp. 1331.2 genomic region:
- a CDS encoding O-antigen ligase family protein translates to MALTLTALPRPSLRRALPALADRPSLLAAATVLLVCVPTGEKDVAAAVHITAADLASLALVALTALNLLRGRLPAVDRTTCLLFGGIVVAAAVATVGSIDPATSVTGFVRLTQVFVLVPAGVLCALRDRTDQRLVLGSFVLAALIQGVVGANQYLTRTGASYTGQPIRAVGTFGALDIMAMSTVVSYGLLAALALALGAREPDGNVRLLRRAMFAAAAFLAFPLAVSFSRGSWIATALAATVLLLRADARLAVRSAVLGLAAAVVLVGGLGLGGSGVTQRLSSIGSVSAAPDQSVSDRYDLWATAGRIWQDHPVHGAGPKAFQQLRDSHAPLRLSSGSDAADATIGFQREPLLSPHNMYFLVLSEQGLIGIVAYAALFLVLLIGCLRRSRGPGLAALALLTWVLVDFLYADIGGTTTVLTSVVLGLAARAAAGEPGPGGRGTERPGGEGAMTP, encoded by the coding sequence GTGGCCCTGACCCTCACGGCCCTTCCCCGTCCCTCCTTACGGCGCGCCCTGCCCGCCCTCGCGGACCGGCCCAGCCTGCTGGCCGCGGCCACCGTCCTGCTGGTCTGCGTGCCCACCGGGGAGAAGGACGTCGCCGCGGCCGTCCACATCACCGCCGCCGACCTCGCCTCGCTGGCCCTCGTCGCCCTCACCGCGCTGAACCTGCTGCGCGGGCGGCTGCCCGCCGTCGACCGGACCACCTGCCTGCTGTTCGGCGGGATCGTGGTTGCCGCCGCCGTCGCCACCGTCGGCTCGATCGACCCGGCCACCAGCGTCACCGGCTTCGTCCGGCTGACCCAGGTCTTCGTCCTGGTGCCCGCCGGGGTGCTCTGCGCGCTGCGCGACCGCACCGACCAGCGCCTGGTCCTCGGCTCCTTCGTGCTCGCCGCACTGATCCAGGGCGTGGTCGGCGCGAACCAGTACCTCACCCGCACCGGCGCCTCCTACACCGGCCAGCCGATCCGCGCCGTCGGCACCTTCGGCGCGCTCGACATCATGGCGATGTCCACGGTGGTCAGCTACGGGCTGCTCGCCGCCCTCGCGCTCGCGCTGGGGGCCCGCGAGCCGGACGGCAACGTGCGGCTGCTGCGGCGGGCGATGTTCGCCGCCGCGGCCTTCCTCGCCTTCCCGCTCGCCGTCTCCTTCAGCCGCGGCAGCTGGATCGCCACCGCTCTTGCCGCCACCGTGCTGCTGCTGCGCGCCGACGCCCGGCTCGCCGTCCGCAGCGCCGTCCTCGGCCTGGCCGCCGCGGTCGTCCTGGTCGGCGGCCTCGGCCTCGGCGGCTCCGGCGTCACCCAGCGGCTCAGCTCGATCGGCTCCGTCTCCGCCGCCCCCGACCAGTCCGTCTCCGACCGCTACGACCTGTGGGCCACCGCCGGGCGGATCTGGCAGGACCACCCGGTGCACGGCGCCGGCCCCAAGGCCTTCCAGCAGCTGCGCGACAGCCACGCCCCGCTGCGGCTGTCCTCCGGCAGCGACGCCGCCGACGCCACCATCGGCTTCCAGCGCGAACCGCTGCTCTCCCCGCACAACATGTACTTCCTGGTCCTCAGCGAGCAGGGCCTGATCGGCATCGTCGCGTACGCTGCGCTCTTCCTCGTCCTCCTGATCGGCTGCCTGCGCCGCTCCCGCGGCCCCGGCCTCGCGGCGCTCGCCCTGCTCACCTGGGTACTGGTCGATTTCCTGTACGCCGACATCGGCGGCACCACCACCGTGCTGACCTCCGTCGTCCTCGGCCTTGCCGCCCGCGCCGCCGCCGGGGAGCCGGGACCCGGGGGCCGCGGGACCGAGCGCCCCGGAGGCGAGGGGGCGATGACGCCGTGA
- a CDS encoding lipid II flippase MurJ, which translates to MNTDQPAALAPALPAPRSAPAVQPAPGADPPPRRGFLAKAFGITAVLSAAGSGLGLLRDLLLARYFGANQGTDAFLVAWTVPETAAPLLIEDAMSFLMVPAFALALVLREEDPDAPDPVRQLVRATMPWLLIALSALALAAAVGAPQLVDLLAPGLPDPGLAVTCTRITAITVLPFGVAGYLAAALRAHHRFTAPAGIYVVYNLGILAVLLGFHAALGVSSAALGVAAGSLLMAGLLVGPFLRGLRRGPSGAGRGRRSRQALVLMPLALLPVGAFTLTRQSQVFVERYLGSALPPGTISHLNYAAKVSQLAMTAGILICTVTFPLVARALAAGDLTAARDRVEKDLGQAAAVVLLGTAFLMACAPSVVSLLFERGAFGPHDTAATADVIRVYSFGLPAQALIGVMIRPYFSLRPVVRRADDPATEDGGRRLLDWYPAAAMVLGLGVTVATGLLATSRFGALGLAAGNAAGITTTAALLLRGLVLRGIPLRLRRVLGGHGRLVAAAAGATVLGTAAAGLAADPLLSTLLGGLTVALAFAALGTGLGAREVRGPVLAAARAVGPVRTPPAGAGPTAAAPTVAEEGKRPDGQ; encoded by the coding sequence GTGAACACCGACCAGCCGGCCGCCCTGGCCCCCGCCCTCCCGGCCCCGCGCAGCGCCCCCGCCGTGCAGCCGGCCCCGGGTGCGGACCCGCCGCCCCGGCGCGGCTTCCTCGCCAAGGCCTTCGGCATCACCGCCGTGCTCAGCGCCGCCGGCTCCGGCCTCGGCCTGCTGCGCGACCTCCTGCTGGCCCGCTACTTCGGGGCCAACCAGGGCACCGACGCCTTCCTGGTCGCCTGGACCGTCCCCGAGACGGCCGCACCACTGCTGATCGAGGACGCCATGTCCTTCCTCATGGTGCCCGCCTTCGCCCTCGCCCTGGTGCTGCGCGAGGAGGACCCGGACGCGCCCGACCCGGTCCGCCAGCTGGTCCGCGCCACCATGCCCTGGCTGCTGATCGCACTCAGCGCCCTCGCCCTGGCCGCCGCCGTCGGCGCCCCGCAGCTGGTCGACCTACTCGCCCCCGGCCTGCCCGACCCGGGCCTGGCCGTCACCTGCACCCGGATCACCGCGATCACCGTGCTGCCCTTCGGCGTGGCCGGCTACCTGGCCGCCGCGCTGCGCGCCCACCACCGCTTCACCGCCCCGGCCGGCATCTACGTCGTCTACAACCTCGGCATCCTCGCCGTCCTGCTCGGCTTCCACGCCGCACTCGGCGTGAGCTCCGCCGCCCTCGGCGTCGCGGCGGGCAGCCTGCTGATGGCCGGTCTGCTGGTCGGCCCGTTCCTGCGCGGGCTGCGCCGGGGCCCGTCCGGCGCCGGGCGCGGCCGCCGCTCCCGGCAGGCGCTGGTGCTGATGCCGCTGGCCCTGCTGCCGGTGGGCGCCTTCACCCTGACCCGCCAGTCGCAGGTCTTCGTCGAGCGCTACCTCGGCTCGGCGCTGCCGCCCGGCACCATCTCGCACCTCAACTACGCCGCCAAGGTCTCCCAACTCGCCATGACGGCAGGCATCCTGATCTGCACCGTCACCTTCCCGCTGGTCGCCCGGGCGCTCGCCGCCGGGGACCTCACCGCCGCCCGCGACCGGGTGGAGAAGGACCTCGGCCAGGCGGCGGCCGTCGTCCTGCTCGGCACCGCCTTCCTGATGGCCTGCGCGCCCTCCGTGGTCTCGCTGCTGTTCGAGCGCGGCGCCTTCGGTCCGCACGACACCGCTGCCACCGCCGACGTCATCCGGGTGTACAGCTTCGGCCTGCCCGCCCAGGCACTGATCGGCGTGATGATCCGCCCGTACTTCTCGCTGCGCCCGGTGGTCCGCCGAGCCGACGACCCGGCCACCGAGGACGGCGGGCGCAGACTGCTGGACTGGTACCCGGCCGCGGCCATGGTGCTCGGCCTCGGCGTCACCGTCGCCACCGGCCTGCTCGCCACGTCCCGCTTCGGCGCCCTGGGGCTCGCCGCCGGCAACGCCGCCGGCATCACCACCACCGCCGCGCTGCTGCTGCGCGGCCTGGTGCTGCGCGGCATCCCGCTGCGGCTGCGCCGGGTGCTCGGCGGCCACGGCCGGCTGGTGGCCGCCGCCGCCGGGGCCACCGTGCTCGGCACCGCGGCCGCCGGACTGGCCGCCGACCCGCTGCTCTCGACCCTCCTCGGGGGCCTCACCGTGGCGCTGGCCTTCGCCGCGCTCGGCACCGGCCTCGGAGCCCGCGAGGTGCGCGGTCCGGTCCTCGCCGCCGCCCGGGCCGTGGGGCCGGTCCGGACTCCGCCGGCCGGCGCCGGGCCCACCGCCGCCGCGCCAACCGTCGCCGAAGAAGGGAAGCGTCCCGATGGACAATGA
- a CDS encoding glycosyltransferase: MKVLHIVTGLASGGAERQLQLLIRNLPAHQQCEVLALTNPGTVAAALRAEGVTVHHLDMRGNRDLGALPRLVRLVRVGRYDLVHTHLYRAQLYGRLAARLAGVRAVVSTEHSLHAGVIEGRPVTRGVKGLYLAAERLGSTTVAVSRQVAQTLRSWGVPSARIELIPNGIDTGRYRLPPVERAAARRRLRAELGLPQGSWVVGGVGRLVPGKRFEVLVEALAELDPATRLVLVGEGPARTALERRADELGVRERLLLTGERDDVPELLTALDVLAAPSTAETFGLGVLEGLAAGLPVRHSACPALDELPPSAAPQARRIPSEPAAYAAALRDLRHLSEHIADPLPHPPAVGHYDIARVAADLGALYDRLARV, translated from the coding sequence ATGAAGGTGCTGCACATCGTCACCGGGCTCGCCTCCGGCGGCGCGGAGCGCCAACTCCAGTTGCTGATCCGGAACTTGCCCGCGCACCAGCAGTGCGAGGTGCTGGCCCTGACCAACCCCGGCACGGTCGCCGCGGCCCTGCGCGCCGAGGGCGTGACCGTCCACCACCTCGACATGCGCGGCAACCGGGACCTCGGCGCCCTGCCCCGGCTGGTCCGGCTGGTCCGGGTCGGCCGTTACGACCTGGTGCACACCCACCTCTACCGGGCCCAGCTGTACGGCCGGCTGGCCGCGCGGCTGGCCGGGGTGCGCGCGGTGGTCTCCACCGAGCACTCGCTGCACGCCGGGGTGATCGAGGGCCGTCCGGTCACCCGGGGCGTCAAGGGCCTCTACCTGGCGGCCGAACGGCTCGGCAGCACCACCGTCGCGGTCTCCCGCCAGGTCGCCCAGACGCTGCGCTCCTGGGGCGTCCCGTCGGCCCGGATCGAGCTGATCCCCAACGGCATCGACACCGGCCGCTACCGCCTCCCGCCGGTCGAGCGGGCCGCCGCGCGCCGTCGGCTGCGGGCCGAACTCGGCCTGCCGCAGGGGAGTTGGGTGGTCGGCGGGGTCGGCCGGCTGGTCCCCGGCAAGCGCTTCGAGGTGCTGGTCGAGGCGCTGGCCGAGCTCGACCCGGCGACCCGGCTGGTGCTGGTCGGCGAGGGCCCGGCGCGCACCGCATTGGAGCGCCGGGCCGACGAGCTCGGTGTCCGGGAGCGGCTGTTGCTCACCGGCGAGCGCGACGACGTACCGGAGTTGCTGACCGCGCTGGACGTGCTGGCCGCGCCTTCCACCGCGGAGACCTTCGGCCTCGGGGTCCTGGAGGGCCTGGCGGCCGGGCTGCCGGTGCGGCACAGCGCCTGCCCGGCGCTCGACGAACTGCCGCCCAGCGCCGCCCCGCAGGCCCGCCGCATCCCCTCCGAGCCCGCCGCCTACGCCGCTGCGCTGCGCGACCTGCGGCACCTGAGCGAGCACATCGCCGACCCGCTGCCGCACCCCCCGGCCGTCGGCCACTACGACATCGCCCGGGTCGCCGCCGACCTGGGCGCCCTCTACGACCGGCTGGCCCGCGTCTGA
- a CDS encoding polysaccharide deacetylase family protein produces the protein MDNERGTVRSARKGVGSVPPYRARLPRSRHPVGEPPNPGSASPWILMYHSVAVEKEDPYRLTVSPERFAEQIAWLHRSGRRGVSVRELMRARALGRDDRLVGLTFDDGYADFARYAVPILQAYGFTATAYVVADLLGRDNDWDAEGPRKKLLTVQEVTELAAAGWEIGSHGLGHQALPGLPAEALAVQARESRRLLEEVVGGPVTGFCYPYGAVDLPATQAIRDAGYDYACAIAHSPLTGRFALPRCYVGDRDGAWRLRAKKGRLRLRDAVTELRRARTARGAGERGGGERAKTDRPEPKPKGNVGSGSERRGGERAKTERRS, from the coding sequence ATGGACAATGAACGGGGAACCGTCCGTTCGGCCCGGAAGGGCGTCGGCAGCGTCCCGCCGTACCGGGCACGACTGCCCAGGAGCCGTCACCCGGTCGGCGAACCGCCGAACCCGGGCTCCGCCTCGCCGTGGATCCTGATGTACCACTCGGTGGCGGTCGAGAAGGAGGACCCGTACCGGCTCACCGTCAGCCCCGAGCGGTTCGCCGAGCAGATCGCCTGGCTGCACCGGAGCGGCCGGCGCGGCGTCTCCGTCCGCGAGCTGATGCGGGCTCGCGCGCTCGGCCGGGACGACCGGCTGGTCGGCCTCACCTTCGACGACGGCTACGCCGACTTCGCCCGGTACGCCGTGCCGATCCTCCAGGCGTACGGCTTCACCGCCACCGCGTACGTGGTCGCCGATCTGCTCGGGCGGGACAACGACTGGGACGCCGAGGGCCCGCGCAAGAAGCTGCTCACCGTCCAGGAGGTCACCGAACTCGCCGCCGCCGGCTGGGAGATCGGCTCGCACGGCCTCGGCCACCAGGCGCTGCCCGGCCTGCCGGCCGAAGCCCTGGCGGTGCAGGCCCGGGAGAGCCGGCGCCTGCTGGAGGAGGTCGTCGGCGGCCCGGTCACCGGCTTCTGCTACCCGTACGGCGCCGTCGACCTGCCCGCCACCCAGGCCATCCGGGACGCCGGCTACGACTACGCCTGCGCCATCGCGCACTCCCCGCTCACCGGCCGCTTCGCCTTGCCCCGCTGCTACGTCGGCGACCGCGACGGCGCCTGGCGGCTGCGCGCCAAGAAGGGCCGGCTCCGGCTTCGCGACGCCGTCACCGAACTGCGCCGCGCTCGCACCGCCCGAGGCGCGGGCGAGCGTGGTGGAGGCGAGCGGGCGAAGACGGACCGCCCCGAGCCGAAGCCGAAGGGGAATGTCGGCAGCGGGTCCGAGCGTCGTGGAGGCGAGCGGGCGAAGACGGAGCGCCGGTCATGA